The window GGCGGCCACCCTTGCTCTGGGCGGGATTATCGGTTTGCTGTGGGGCCGGGAGATAGGCTTAGCGATGGCGGCCGGGTATCTGGCGCATTTAGCGGGAGACATGTTGACCCTGTCCGGCGTTCCCCTGCTGTGGCCGTTACCGGTTATGGTGCGGATTCCCCTGGTGAAAACCGGCGGCTTGCTGGAACGGTTTGTGGTCTTTCCGGCATTGACACTGGGCCTGGTTTACTGGGCAGTGCTGCCGGAGGTATCCGGCTATGTGGGGAGGGTGATGGCTTGGTTAACCTAAAAAAAGATCGTATTGTGATGTACTCGCTGTTGGCGGTGGTCTTTTTAGCACTGGTTTTCATCGCCCATGGACTGGCTCTAATGTTTATCTGCATGGGTGCTGCATGGTGGGTCAGAGAGAAAAAGCTTCAGGCCCCAGTCATTGTTGTGGTGATTACCATTGGAATGGGGCTGCTTGGTGGGTACGGAATGAATCTCATTCAGAAAATACCAAGGTTTGATGAGGGGTCCGGGAATTGGCTGAAACCCGAAGTTCAGGATGTTTCTGTTCGATCTTGGTTTACTGCCAGGGATTTAAGAAACCCCGCAGACCGGGCAGGACATACCGGAGTGCTGTTGGGAAGTTTGCTGGGGTTTGCAGTTGCGGTGGGGATGATGAGACGCAGACGCCGGATGCATGGACCGGGAGTGGTTCAGGGAAGGCCGTTGGTGAAAAAGGATAGTGGTTGGGCCGACGAAAAAGAGGCTGCCAAATTATGTGAATTTGGGCCTCCAAAGCCGGGCAAGTACGGCGGAGGGGTGATCATCGGGAAGTTGAACGGCCGCATTTTGCGGGTCATCATCGGCCGCATGGCTATTGCAGCTCACACCGCCATTTTTGGAGCCACGGGGGCCGGAAAAACCTTTGGCTGGGTTCTGCCGAATATCATAGCTGCGGCCCATGACGGTTGGTCCATGGTGATTTCGGACCCAAAAGGGGAGTTGGTGGCCGGAAAGTGGAATGGCAAGGGGGAGTATGAGCCGGGCATTGCGGACTGGCTGAAGACCCAGGGCTACAATGTGATCGTCCTGAATTTTAAAGATCCGGGACAGGGGAGTCATCGCTGGAATCCCTTGTTTGAAGCGAGAGATGAGGGCGAATTCCGGCAGGTTTGCGAAGCCATGATTCTCAGTGCCGGGAAAGAAAATCCGTTCTTTGCCGGGGGCGAATCCAACCTCTTCACGGCGCTTATGGGGCTGACCCGGTACGGGAGTTTTCTGGAGGAAGAAATGCGGCATATGCGAACGGTGCTGACGCTGCTCTCCTGGCCGGTGGAAAAACTGGATGAGGCTTTTGAGAAAGAGTTCCGGTCGGGCCGTCTGCCGGTCTATTATTATGAGAAATGGCGGGGGGCGGTCGGCATGTTTAATAACTTTGCCACCGGGGTGCAGAACAAAGTAGCGGTGATGACGGATGGTCCCTTAGCGGCCCTGACCGCCGGGCATGATGTTAATCTCCTGGATCTCGCCACCAAGAAAACCGCGCTGTTTTGTATCCTCCCGACCATTGGGGATTTAAGGCCGTTACTGACGGCTTTTTATTTTTTGCTTTTTAAGCGTCTGGTGGAATATGCGGAGGCCAATAACAATCGGCTTCCGATTCCCGTTCGGTTTATCCTTGATGAGTTTGCCAACATCGGTCGAATTCCGAACTTTAACAACCGGATTTCGTTCGACCGGGGACTGGGGATCTGCTACAACTACATTGTCCAGTCCCGCACCCAGTTGAACAGCCTCTATGGGGCGGATGTGGCCGAGACGTTTTTAGGGAATACCGATATCCGCATGGCCCTGCGGGTTAATGACGATAAAACGGCCGGGTACTTTACCCGGCAGCTGGGCAGTGCGGATGTGTGGGATGTTTCCCAGAGAAAAGACGTGACCTGGCCCTGGAAGCGGGTGGAGATCCCCAAAAAGACGGAGAGTAAGAAGAAGATGGATCTCTTGTTCCCCTGGCAGTTTTATGAGATGGAATTCTTTACGTCCGTGGTTCGGATTCCCACCTGCCGGCCTTTTTATCTGGACACGGTGGCCTTCTCGGACCTGAAAGAGTTTAAGGAGTTATCCAGGGAACCCAAAACCATTGCGGATTTTGCCCCGGCGGTACCGAAGCAGGTACCCACCCCGCCGATTCCCAGTCCGGTGGAAGAAGCAGAAGGGATTGAGGAACTGCCAAAGAGGAAGAGGAAAGGGTCGAAGGGAAACCCGGTTGAGCCTCTGCCGGATGTGGCCGGGATTTTGGAAGCGGACCCCGGGGATAACGATATTATGCGGATGTTTGGGAGTTAGGAGTTGGTGAGATGACGGGCATTACTCATGCGGCGGCCGGCTCGGTTCTGGGGGCAGCTATAGCAGTGTGGGGCGGGCAGGAGATGATTGGCGCCGTAGTCGGGGCTGCGGCAGCGCTGCTTCCGGATGTGGATCACCCCGGCAGTTACGCCGGCCGGGGGTTCCGGCCCCTGGCAGTTTGGCTGGAGCGAAAGTATGGCCACCGGGACAGCCCCACCCATACGCTGCTGTTTTGTATTACCGTGGGATTGGTCTTCGGCGTTTTGGCCGCCGTTGCCTTTGGCAGTGCGCTTTTAGTCCTTTCCGCAATAGCCGGGGCCGTATCCCATCTCTTACTGGACGGGTTGACACGCAGCAGCATCCGGCCATTGCGATTGTTTTTACCGAGACTGCCCCGGAAATGGGAGCCGGTAAAGGCGAAACTGGAAAAAGCATCCTGGACCCGGAAGAAATGGAGTGGACCTATTTCCACCGGGAAGGATCTCCGGGAGTTTGTTTTAGCAGTACTCTGCTTTTCGTTAACCCTGATAATTTTTGGCATAAAATCTTAAACGAAAGGAAGATCAAAATGATGTACAAACCTGAAGGATATAGCATTACGGCGGATCGCTGGGAGCAGCTGCACGAGGCAAAAAAGCGGGGGTTTCCGGTAGAGGGAACGGTGGAGCGAGTTACCTGGGTTGAAGAGAAGCCGGTTTGGGTATTGGACATGGGAGAAGAGATACCCGGGATGGTCCCTTTCGGTGAGACCGGACTGGAAAGGGAGGAAATGGCCAGTCGCTTCATCGGTCAGAAGGTATGGGTGAAGGTACGGCGGTTGGATGCGGGGACACGATCAGTCATTTGCTCCCGCAAAGAAGTGGTTGAGGATGCCGCCGAGAGGTTCTTTAAGGAGATCAAACCCGGAGATGTAATTCCGGTGGTTGTGAAGGCGGTTTTGGCCAAGACTGAAGAAAAACCGGAACGGCTGCAGGTGGATGTAGGGGGCGGGGTATTGGTGGAAGTATCCCGCAAAAACGCAACCCGAAGTCAGGTACGTCGTTTGGTGGAGCTTTATCCTCCTGGGACTTCGGTTCGAGCCCGGGTGATCCAGGCTGATCGGGAGTCGAATGCCATCCAGGTGTCTTTGGTGGACGAAAAGAACCCCTGGGAGGGTTTTTTAGTCCAGCGGGGGGACTTTCTGAAGGGACAGGTTATAAAGATGGTGAGTACAGAGAAAGATCAACTGGTTCTGTTAGAAATTAAGCCGGGAATTATAGGCATTGCCAATCTGCCGCAGCGCGGCCGGCTGAAAAGGGGAGACGTGGTACCGGTGGCGGTAACCATGGTTGACCCGGAGAAGGAAAAGCTTCATCTCAGGATACGGGGTGTTCGATTGGCCTAAAGGGAGAGGGATACAGCATGACGGTATTGGTAGATCAAAGAAAATCGCCCGGGCTGATCACCAGCCCCCGGGCGGAAAGGGTATTATGTTTTTTAGAGAGCTGCGCCGGTGCTTCGGAAGAAGCACTGGCCCTCCTTTTTCCTTTTTATCGACAGTCTCTCCGGATCTTACGGGGTTCGGGATATGCATTGCGCTGTTGGAAGCCCGGGGGCGAGGTGTTCTGGTGCCCGATGAATAAGCCATTGCCGACGGATGACACCTATGCCGCCCGGTGTGCATTGGGATGGCTGGCCGCCCGGTTTGCGGAGAGCGGAGCGGAGCTGCAGGGTCGGGTGGCCGTACTGAAGAACCGGCAGAGGCTGCGGGTCTATGTTGTGCCGCCGGTACCTCCGGAGAACGAGGAGCCGGGATTGGCGGTATTGTTGGAAAAGGTGGTTTTGCCCAAAGGGTGGTATTCGGTGTCGGCTGCTCAGTTGCCGAAAATGAAGCTATCGGACTGTGTGCGGAAAATGTGAAGAAAAAAAGAATAGTAGCGAAAAATGCAAAAATTATAGGTCCTAGTATTAGTATTTTATGGTAATATGTAAATGGGAATACATAGCGAACAAACGGGTCTCACCTGCCGGGGATGGAAACATCCGGAAAGGGGGTGGGACGGGATGATTACTATAGGTGATACAGTTCAAATTGTTATAGCAGTAATACTCCTGTTGACCCTCGTAGTTCAATTGACGAACCGAAGCAAGTAATTAAAAACCCTTAAGCTGTTCCCGCAGCTTAAGGGTTCTAGATGAAAACCTCGGTAGGTCGAGGCAACCACGCCGTTTTGTTCGTTAACAGTATTCCCACTTTTATTATCTCATAATAAAAGTATATATAAAGAATATATTTATATCAATGCTTTTATTATTTTCTCGCAAATAAAGTCAAGTAAAAAACCATATTGACAGAGTAAACGGAGGTCTGCTAAGATTTGGATATACAGGGAGAAAAACCTGTATCCGTTTCTCACCCGGTGTGGTGACTTGATTCCGATGTGGGGAAATTATTCCGATCGGAGGAAGTACCGTTTAACCATTAGATGGTTTTGGCGGCGAATGCCGAGCGTGATTTTAGGTTACGCCCTTCTGTGGCAGGAAGGATACATGCTGCTACTAGCACAACCTTAAGGTTCGTGTGACGAGTGCCCAACCGGGTTATGAGAATTTTGAGAGTATGGAAAGGACCTGACTGGGTCTTTTTGTGTTTTTAACTGAGCAATCCGGTTTTCCGGCAAAATATATAAAGGCTTATTACGGCCACCGCAAGAGTTATCTCATTAGCGCGATGAGAGTTTCGGCAACTTTTGTGTGTGGCCGTTTTTTGTTTTTATATAGACATCGGGGCGGCGGCCCCAATCAATCACTTTCAAGAGGAGGTGATATTGGGGACGCCGGCCGAAGGGCGGACCCCTATGTCTATGGCAAGAGTGTTGAATATGGTGAAGAACAAAAAAGGGACGTATGTGTACAAGTATCAGTATACCATACGGTATCGGATGAATCAGATTACAGCATGGACCATGACTAAATTACAGGCTGGTTGTTTGCTTGTGTTAAAGCCGGTTCTTGTTGTACTTCTATCGATTGCGCTGGTGGCGATGTTTATCGGAAAGATCGGATATATATCCGGAAGATCCATTCAGCGCCGGTTGGTACCCAGGCTTTTGGCCTGGCTGTAAGTTTAAAAATTAAAATTTAGGGAGGAATATACATGATGTTGAAATTAGCAGAGAAGTTGACCGGGAAAGGCATTGAGGATTGCGTCCTGCAGTACCATATAGCCCGGGGAAACAAGAATGATTTGCTTAGTAAGATTAAAGTGAGAGAGGCGGCTATTAGTCACCCCTCATACAGGGAGCAGGATAAAGTTCTACAAGACATGTATAAAGAAATGAGCGAGGCCAGAGCAGCAGTCGCAATTGCGGAGGCTGCTTTGGAGAAGGCAAAGGCGGAACAAACCGGGCTAATCAGTTTGGTTGGTTTGCTGTCCGCATCGATCCAGTCAGGGAAAGAAACCTCTGAAATCGAAGCGGCAATTGCAAAGATCATTGATCTTGATCCGGGGAGCTTGCCGAAAGAGAAAGAAGAAGCACAGGAAGGTACTAAATCTCAGCCCTCGTCGCATGGAACTGAAACGCAAGGGGACGAGATGGAGTCCAAAGTATTTAAGGTTCTGGAAACTCGACCGGG is drawn from Desulforamulus ruminis DSM 2154 and contains these coding sequences:
- a CDS encoding metal-dependent hydrolase, which produces MTGITHAAAGSVLGAAIAVWGGQEMIGAVVGAAAALLPDVDHPGSYAGRGFRPLAVWLERKYGHRDSPTHTLLFCITVGLVFGVLAAVAFGSALLVLSAIAGAVSHLLLDGLTRSSIRPLRLFLPRLPRKWEPVKAKLEKASWTRKKWSGPISTGKDLREFVLAVLCFSLTLIIFGIKS
- a CDS encoding RNA-binding protein S1; the protein is MMYKPEGYSITADRWEQLHEAKKRGFPVEGTVERVTWVEEKPVWVLDMGEEIPGMVPFGETGLEREEMASRFIGQKVWVKVRRLDAGTRSVICSRKEVVEDAAERFFKEIKPGDVIPVVVKAVLAKTEEKPERLQVDVGGGVLVEVSRKNATRSQVRRLVELYPPGTSVRARVIQADRESNAIQVSLVDEKNPWEGFLVQRGDFLKGQVIKMVSTEKDQLVLLEIKPGIIGIANLPQRGRLKRGDVVPVAVTMVDPEKEKLHLRIRGVRLA
- a CDS encoding metal-dependent hydrolase: MMWRSHLVMGLGAGYLVSGFDPVLLAAAGLGSLLPDLDHPNSWIGSRIPILPTIARGVLGHRGALHSLAATLALGGIIGLLWGREIGLAMAAGYLAHLAGDMLTLSGVPLLWPLPVMVRIPLVKTGGLLERFVVFPALTLGLVYWAVLPEVSGYVGRVMAWLT
- a CDS encoding type IV secretory system conjugative DNA transfer family protein; translated protein: MVNLKKDRIVMYSLLAVVFLALVFIAHGLALMFICMGAAWWVREKKLQAPVIVVVITIGMGLLGGYGMNLIQKIPRFDEGSGNWLKPEVQDVSVRSWFTARDLRNPADRAGHTGVLLGSLLGFAVAVGMMRRRRRMHGPGVVQGRPLVKKDSGWADEKEAAKLCEFGPPKPGKYGGGVIIGKLNGRILRVIIGRMAIAAHTAIFGATGAGKTFGWVLPNIIAAAHDGWSMVISDPKGELVAGKWNGKGEYEPGIADWLKTQGYNVIVLNFKDPGQGSHRWNPLFEARDEGEFRQVCEAMILSAGKENPFFAGGESNLFTALMGLTRYGSFLEEEMRHMRTVLTLLSWPVEKLDEAFEKEFRSGRLPVYYYEKWRGAVGMFNNFATGVQNKVAVMTDGPLAALTAGHDVNLLDLATKKTALFCILPTIGDLRPLLTAFYFLLFKRLVEYAEANNNRLPIPVRFILDEFANIGRIPNFNNRISFDRGLGICYNYIVQSRTQLNSLYGADVAETFLGNTDIRMALRVNDDKTAGYFTRQLGSADVWDVSQRKDVTWPWKRVEIPKKTESKKKMDLLFPWQFYEMEFFTSVVRIPTCRPFYLDTVAFSDLKEFKELSREPKTIADFAPAVPKQVPTPPIPSPVEEAEGIEELPKRKRKGSKGNPVEPLPDVAGILEADPGDNDIMRMFGS